The following coding sequences are from one Pseudonocardia sp. HH130630-07 window:
- a CDS encoding DUF2334 domain-containing protein, producing MSTLLVSLSGLTDGDDADLARAATFASELYGRHVPLTHLVQPKGPDGPLRRGDALVGWITERVAAGDDLLLHGFDHTGSPLGVRPVGAVGRMRRRSEFGALPRHEATLRLTGARRLLAATGLSTDGFAPPGWAASPGTVLALADLGFTLCADETSLGTPGGPVHRAKVLTFRSTEPWLADRAAGDRRRGRALWHQAVRTAERGGIVRIAVRAKDLRTDRRVSAALEAIDAARAAGAVPAVHRGMVPALPAAA from the coding sequence ATGAGCACACTGCTGGTGTCGCTGTCCGGCCTGACCGACGGCGACGACGCCGACCTGGCCCGCGCCGCCACCTTCGCCTCCGAGCTGTACGGGCGGCACGTGCCGCTGACCCACCTCGTGCAGCCCAAGGGCCCGGACGGTCCGCTGCGCCGCGGCGACGCGCTCGTCGGGTGGATCACCGAGCGGGTCGCGGCCGGCGACGACCTGCTGCTGCACGGCTTCGACCACACCGGGTCCCCACTCGGCGTCCGGCCGGTCGGCGCGGTCGGGCGGATGCGGCGGCGCAGCGAGTTCGGCGCGCTGCCCCGGCACGAGGCGACGCTGCGGCTGACCGGCGCCCGCCGGCTCCTCGCCGCGACCGGCCTGTCCACCGACGGGTTCGCCCCGCCCGGCTGGGCGGCGTCCCCCGGGACCGTCCTGGCGCTCGCCGACCTCGGGTTCACCCTGTGCGCCGACGAGACGTCCCTGGGGACGCCCGGCGGCCCGGTGCACCGGGCGAAGGTGCTCACCTTCCGCAGCACCGAGCCGTGGCTCGCCGACCGGGCCGCGGGCGACCGGCGTCGCGGACGCGCCCTGTGGCACCAGGCCGTGCGGACCGCCGAGCGTGGCGGCATCGTCCGGATCGCCGTGCGCGCCAAGGACCTGCGCACCGACCGGCGGGTCAGCGCGGCGCTGGAGGCGATCGACGCGGCCCGCGCCGCCGGGGCGGTCCCGGCGGTGCACCGCGGCATGGTTCCGGCCCTTCCGGCGGCCGCCTGA
- a CDS encoding GolD/DthD family dehydrogenase — MFDLGGRVALVTGAASGIGAETARALAAAGATVAGADLRPESLDHCASGHRADVSDPDSARAAVAEVAARHGRIDVLVNSAGIALLAPALDLGITEWRRTLEVNLTGSWLMAQAAGALMVEQGYGRIVNLASQAASSGLESHAAYCASKAGINGLTRTLAVEWGPHGVTVNAVSPTVVLTDLGRKVWDNPAGDAHRAEIPARRFAEPTEVAAAVVYLASSEAAMVNGTELKVDGGFTAR; from the coding sequence ATGTTCGACCTGGGCGGGAGGGTCGCGCTGGTCACCGGGGCCGCGTCCGGGATCGGGGCGGAGACGGCGCGGGCGCTCGCCGCGGCCGGTGCCACGGTCGCCGGGGCCGACCTGCGCCCGGAGTCCCTGGACCACTGCGCGTCCGGGCACCGGGCCGACGTGTCCGATCCCGACTCGGCCCGGGCCGCCGTCGCCGAGGTGGCGGCCCGGCACGGCCGGATCGACGTGCTCGTCAACTCGGCCGGGATCGCGTTGCTCGCCCCGGCGCTGGATCTGGGGATCACCGAGTGGCGGCGCACCCTGGAGGTCAACCTCACCGGGTCGTGGCTGATGGCCCAGGCCGCGGGCGCGCTCATGGTCGAGCAGGGATACGGCCGGATCGTGAACCTCGCCTCGCAGGCGGCGAGCAGCGGTCTGGAGTCGCACGCCGCCTACTGCGCGTCGAAGGCCGGGATCAACGGCCTGACCCGGACGCTGGCCGTCGAGTGGGGGCCGCACGGGGTGACCGTGAACGCGGTGTCGCCGACCGTGGTGCTCACCGACCTGGGCCGCAAGGTCTGGGACAACCCGGCGGGCGACGCGCACCGGGCCGAGATCCCGGCCCGGCGGTTCGCCGAGCCGACCGAGGTGGCGGCGGCGGTGGTCTACCTGGCCTCGTCCGAGGCGGCGATGGTCAACGGCACCGAGCTGAAGGTGGACGGCGGCTTCACCGCCCGCTGA
- a CDS encoding ribose-5-phosphate isomerase has product MSEKLRIVVGADDAGVDYKEILKADLLADDRVAEVIDVGVGADGHTAYPHIGVAAARTVAEGRADRALLVCGTGLGVAISANKVPGIRAVTAHDTFSVERSVKSNDAQVLCFGQRVVGIELARRLAAEWLDHRFDPESASAAKVAALNSYDSRDGDRLAGSGTAGTDC; this is encoded by the coding sequence GTGAGCGAGAAGCTGCGCATCGTGGTCGGCGCCGACGACGCCGGTGTCGACTACAAGGAGATCCTCAAGGCCGATCTGCTGGCCGACGACCGGGTGGCCGAGGTGATCGACGTCGGCGTCGGTGCGGACGGGCACACCGCGTACCCGCACATCGGCGTCGCCGCGGCCCGCACGGTCGCCGAGGGACGGGCGGACCGGGCGCTGCTGGTGTGCGGCACCGGGCTCGGCGTCGCGATCTCGGCGAACAAGGTGCCCGGCATCCGGGCGGTGACCGCGCACGACACGTTCTCGGTGGAGCGCTCGGTGAAGTCCAACGACGCCCAGGTGCTGTGCTTCGGCCAGCGCGTCGTCGGGATCGAGCTGGCCCGCCGGCTGGCCGCGGAGTGGCTGGACCACCGGTTCGACCCGGAGTCGGCGTCGGCGGCCAAGGTCGCCGCGCTGAACAGCTACGACAGCCGTGACGGCGACCGGCTCGCCGGATCCGGCACGGCCGGGACGGACTGCTGA
- a CDS encoding dihydroxyacetone kinase family protein, whose amino-acid sequence MTRIFDDPAEFADDQLAGFLDLYADRVRGVHGGVVAHRGEQPQVAVVIGGGSGHYPAFCGTVGPGLATGAVVGNIFTSPSAAQAYSVGRAADQGRGMIFSFGNYAGDTINFGIAAERLRAEGIDARIVVVTDDVASAEQESQRRGIAGDFTVFKVMGAAAAQGLGIDEVERLGNAANAATRTLGVAFSGCTMPGEDEPLFTVPEGHLGLGLGIHGEPGIRDVPMLPARELAQLLVDDVLKHAPSGSGKRVGAILNGLGTTKYEELFLLWRHVAPRLRDAGLEIVDPEVGELVTSLDMGGCSLTLMWLDDELDPLWRADTYTPAYRKVGAPLAALRAPTADELEQARAVVTAPEAGDAGRRLAGTVREVLAVVETTIRDNEHELGRIDAVAGDGDHGRGMVKGITAATARIAECDDGTGGGWLLQQAGQAWAERAGGTSGVLWGAALESLGRHLGDTADGYPPDVVAAGVREFATTIQQLGGAEPGDKTLLDALLPFVDELERGVGSGTGLARAWTAAADTATASARRTAELRPRIGRARPLAEKSVGTPDAGATSMALIVTAVGTVLTSQEERK is encoded by the coding sequence ATGACCAGGATCTTCGATGACCCGGCCGAGTTCGCCGACGACCAGCTCGCCGGTTTCCTCGACCTCTACGCCGACCGCGTCCGCGGGGTGCACGGCGGGGTGGTCGCGCACCGCGGCGAGCAGCCGCAGGTCGCCGTCGTGATCGGCGGCGGGTCCGGGCACTACCCGGCGTTCTGCGGGACGGTCGGCCCGGGCCTGGCCACCGGCGCGGTGGTCGGCAACATCTTCACCTCGCCGTCGGCGGCCCAGGCGTACTCCGTGGGCCGGGCCGCCGACCAGGGCCGGGGCATGATCTTCAGCTTCGGCAACTACGCCGGGGACACCATCAACTTCGGGATCGCCGCCGAGCGGCTGCGGGCCGAGGGGATCGACGCGCGGATCGTCGTCGTCACCGACGACGTCGCCTCCGCCGAGCAGGAGTCGCAGCGCCGCGGGATCGCGGGCGACTTCACGGTCTTCAAGGTCATGGGTGCGGCGGCGGCGCAGGGCCTCGGCATCGACGAGGTCGAGCGGCTCGGCAACGCCGCGAACGCCGCGACCCGGACGCTGGGCGTCGCGTTCTCCGGCTGCACCATGCCGGGCGAGGACGAGCCGCTGTTCACCGTCCCGGAGGGGCACCTCGGCCTCGGGCTGGGCATCCACGGCGAACCCGGGATCCGGGACGTCCCGATGCTCCCGGCCCGCGAGCTGGCCCAGCTGCTGGTGGACGACGTGCTGAAGCACGCGCCGTCGGGGTCCGGGAAGCGGGTCGGGGCGATCCTCAACGGGCTCGGCACCACCAAGTACGAGGAGCTGTTCCTGCTCTGGCGACACGTCGCGCCGCGACTGCGCGACGCCGGGCTCGAGATCGTCGACCCGGAGGTCGGCGAGCTCGTGACCAGCCTGGACATGGGCGGATGCTCGCTGACCCTGATGTGGCTGGACGACGAGCTGGACCCGCTGTGGCGCGCCGACACCTACACCCCGGCCTACCGCAAGGTCGGTGCCCCGCTCGCGGCGCTGCGCGCACCCACCGCCGACGAGCTGGAGCAGGCCCGCGCCGTCGTCACCGCTCCGGAGGCGGGCGACGCGGGGCGCCGGCTGGCGGGGACCGTCCGGGAGGTGCTCGCCGTCGTCGAGACGACGATCCGGGACAACGAGCACGAGCTGGGCCGGATCGACGCCGTCGCCGGGGACGGCGACCACGGCCGCGGCATGGTCAAGGGGATCACCGCCGCGACCGCCCGGATCGCCGAGTGCGACGACGGCACCGGCGGCGGCTGGTTGCTGCAGCAGGCCGGGCAGGCCTGGGCGGAACGGGCCGGCGGGACGTCCGGGGTGCTGTGGGGCGCCGCCCTGGAGTCGCTCGGGCGGCACCTGGGCGACACCGCCGACGGGTACCCGCCGGACGTCGTCGCGGCCGGCGTCCGTGAGTTCGCGACGACGATCCAGCAGCTCGGCGGCGCCGAGCCGGGGGACAAGACGCTGCTCGACGCGCTGCTGCCGTTCGTCGACGAGCTCGAGCGCGGGGTCGGTTCCGGCACCGGCCTGGCGCGGGCCTGGACCGCCGCCGCGGACACCGCGACGGCGAGCGCCCGCCGGACCGCCGAGCTGCGGCCGCGGATCGGCCGGGCCCGCCCACTGGCGGAGAAGAGCGTGGGCACGCCGGACGCGGGCGCGACGTCGATGGCGTTGATCGTCACCGCCGTCGGGACCGTCCTGACATCGCAGGAGGAGCGGAAGTGA
- a CDS encoding RbtT/DalT/CsbX family MFS transporter, protein MSSAAINHSAGAPHETFLDRIGIPHSLRWGFLGVLVFMTGNGTESNFISPHIETVLGSPEATVATVITGYSLAVLLASYLSGALADLWGPRRVMTLGVVVWVVFEVLFLLSLQLGSLPLVAATYFLRGFGYPLFAFAFLVWINVVTPYERNGVAVGWFYVMFTGGLPTLGSLFALGMIPAFGGATGGETAAMVGSTALVVAGFLIARFGVKEEHADKRLAPAGESNGQVLTAGLRLTARNPKILMGFLVRLINTAPQYGMFIILPTVIAVDLGWGQSRWLTMTVFVYATNILVNALFGAIGDRWGWRRTVQWFGVFGSAIGLLLWWYVPQFVPAGSTWGFWVSVAAGCIFGCLLAGFVPMGAIMPALAPDHKGAAMAMYTTAAGGAAFLGSGVVALMLALGTGNVGVVWAFVVLYAAAFVMVSFLNVPQDARELRATAAAH, encoded by the coding sequence ATGAGCAGCGCCGCCATCAACCACTCCGCCGGAGCACCGCACGAGACCTTCCTCGACCGCATCGGGATCCCGCACTCGTTGCGCTGGGGCTTCCTCGGCGTGCTGGTCTTCATGACCGGCAACGGCACCGAGTCCAACTTCATCTCACCGCACATCGAGACGGTCCTCGGCTCGCCCGAGGCGACCGTCGCCACGGTCATCACCGGCTACAGCCTCGCCGTGCTGCTGGCCAGCTACCTGTCCGGTGCGCTGGCCGACCTCTGGGGCCCGCGCCGGGTGATGACGCTCGGCGTCGTCGTCTGGGTGGTCTTCGAGGTCCTGTTCCTGCTGAGCCTGCAGCTCGGCAGCCTGCCGCTGGTCGCGGCCACCTACTTCCTGCGCGGGTTCGGCTACCCGCTCTTCGCGTTCGCCTTCCTGGTGTGGATCAACGTGGTCACCCCCTACGAGCGCAACGGCGTCGCGGTGGGCTGGTTCTACGTGATGTTCACCGGCGGCCTGCCCACCCTGGGCTCGCTGTTCGCGCTGGGCATGATCCCGGCGTTCGGCGGGGCGACCGGTGGCGAGACCGCCGCCATGGTGGGCTCGACCGCGCTGGTCGTGGCCGGGTTCCTGATCGCCCGGTTCGGGGTGAAGGAGGAGCACGCCGACAAGCGGCTCGCCCCCGCGGGCGAGTCGAACGGGCAGGTGCTCACCGCGGGCCTGCGGCTGACCGCCCGGAACCCGAAGATCCTGATGGGCTTCCTGGTCCGGCTGATCAACACCGCGCCGCAGTACGGCATGTTCATCATCCTGCCGACGGTGATCGCGGTGGACCTCGGCTGGGGGCAGAGCCGCTGGCTGACCATGACGGTCTTCGTCTACGCGACGAACATCCTGGTCAACGCGCTGTTCGGGGCGATCGGCGACCGCTGGGGCTGGCGCCGCACCGTGCAGTGGTTCGGGGTGTTCGGCTCCGCCATCGGCCTGCTGCTGTGGTGGTACGTGCCGCAGTTCGTCCCGGCCGGATCGACCTGGGGGTTCTGGGTCTCGGTCGCCGCGGGCTGCATCTTCGGCTGCCTGCTCGCCGGGTTCGTCCCGATGGGCGCGATCATGCCCGCGCTCGCACCCGACCACAAGGGCGCCGCGATGGCCATGTACACCACCGCCGCCGGTGGTGCGGCGTTCCTCGGCTCCGGTGTCGTCGCGCTGATGCTCGCGCTCGGTACCGGCAACGTCGGGGTCGTCTGGGCCTTCGTCGTCCTCTACGCCGCCGCCTTCGTGATGGTCTCGTTCCTCAACGTCCCGCAGGACGCGAGGGAACTCCGCGCGACGGCCGCCGCCCACTGA
- a CDS encoding alcohol dehydrogenase catalytic domain-containing protein: MAVETAIPTRMQAVVVHGPEDYRLEEVDVPEPGAGELLMQVEAVGVCASDLKCYHGAAKFWGDENRPAWAQTGVTPGHEFVGRIVGGDADGLARHGVELGDRVACEQIVPCEQCRYCLRGQYWMCGPHDMFGFRNFNGAMAQYMLVPTRARVHRVSQDLEAQHAAFAEPLSCALHAVERATISFDDVVVVAGCGPIGLGLIAGARAKNPRLLIALDLDDDKLELGRRTGADLTINIAREDAVARVRELTEGYGADVYLEGSGAVPAVAQGLNLLRKLGTYVEYSVFGSDVTVDWSIISDDKELDVRGAHLGPHCWPAAIKMLEDGKLPISDICTHQVPLADFQKALDLVGDTSGASVKVSILPNA; this comes from the coding sequence GTGGCTGTCGAGACAGCGATCCCCACCCGGATGCAGGCCGTGGTCGTACACGGTCCGGAGGACTACCGGCTGGAGGAGGTGGACGTCCCCGAGCCGGGAGCGGGCGAGCTGCTGATGCAGGTCGAAGCCGTCGGGGTGTGTGCGAGCGACCTGAAGTGCTACCACGGCGCCGCGAAGTTCTGGGGCGACGAGAACCGCCCGGCCTGGGCCCAGACCGGTGTCACCCCCGGTCACGAGTTCGTCGGCCGGATCGTCGGTGGTGACGCCGACGGGCTCGCCCGGCACGGCGTCGAGCTCGGCGACCGGGTCGCCTGCGAGCAGATCGTCCCGTGCGAGCAGTGCCGCTACTGCCTGCGCGGCCAGTACTGGATGTGCGGGCCGCACGACATGTTCGGCTTCCGCAACTTCAACGGCGCGATGGCGCAGTACATGCTGGTCCCGACCCGGGCCAGGGTGCACCGGGTCTCGCAGGACCTGGAGGCGCAGCACGCCGCGTTCGCCGAGCCGCTGTCCTGCGCGCTGCACGCCGTCGAGCGGGCCACGATCTCCTTCGACGACGTGGTGGTCGTCGCGGGCTGCGGCCCGATCGGGCTCGGCCTGATCGCCGGGGCCCGGGCGAAGAACCCGCGCCTGCTGATCGCGCTGGACCTCGACGACGACAAGCTCGAGCTCGGCCGCCGCACCGGCGCCGACCTGACGATCAACATCGCCCGCGAGGACGCCGTCGCCCGCGTCCGGGAGCTGACCGAGGGCTACGGCGCCGACGTCTACCTGGAGGGCTCCGGCGCCGTCCCGGCGGTCGCGCAGGGCCTGAACCTGCTGCGCAAGCTGGGCACCTACGTCGAGTACTCGGTCTTCGGCTCGGACGTGACGGTCGACTGGTCGATCATCTCCGACGACAAGGAGCTCGACGTCCGCGGCGCCCACCTCGGCCCGCACTGCTGGCCGGCCGCGATCAAGATGCTGGAGGACGGCAAGCTCCCGATCTCCGACATCTGCACCCACCAGGTGCCCCTCGCGGACTTCCAGAAGGCCCTCGACCTCGTCGGCGACACCTCCGGTGCGTCGGTGAAGGTCTCGATCCTGCCGAACGCCTGA
- a CDS encoding sugar-binding transcriptional regulator codes for MAPRGFTRRDLGLMYRAARLYHLDELNQAAIADRLSVSRPTVSRLLAEARRVGIVRITVHDPDTLATGGDEALRLAGALGIEKVWLAPVAATDLGPALAEPVGEALREAGLGAGDVLLVSSGRTVWELSHEALPAVPGLEIVPTVGGVAEPEAWHQTNEITRAVAERMQGRPNFLFTQAMPAPAMRHTLVEDPEFQRVTGFWARADAALVGVGAPPAGRDSISTSVPLDDEGLRAGVGDVCLNFYRADGDAIDFPGSERMVRISPDELRKVARTIAVAVGTEKVPSIVSGARAGLFNRLVTDVPTAQSLLDALDAG; via the coding sequence ATGGCTCCGCGCGGATTCACCCGTCGCGACCTGGGACTGATGTACCGGGCGGCACGGCTGTACCACCTCGACGAGCTCAACCAGGCCGCGATCGCGGATCGGCTCTCGGTCTCCCGGCCGACCGTGTCCCGGCTGCTGGCGGAGGCCCGGCGGGTCGGGATCGTGCGGATCACCGTGCACGATCCGGACACCCTGGCCACCGGCGGCGACGAGGCGCTCCGGCTCGCCGGAGCGCTCGGGATCGAGAAGGTCTGGCTGGCCCCGGTCGCCGCCACCGATCTCGGCCCGGCGCTGGCCGAACCGGTCGGCGAGGCGCTGCGCGAGGCCGGCCTGGGCGCCGGGGACGTGCTGCTCGTGTCGTCCGGGCGCACGGTCTGGGAGCTGAGCCACGAGGCGCTGCCCGCCGTGCCGGGGCTGGAGATCGTGCCGACCGTGGGCGGGGTGGCCGAGCCCGAGGCCTGGCACCAGACGAACGAGATCACCCGGGCCGTGGCCGAGCGGATGCAGGGCCGGCCGAACTTCCTGTTCACCCAGGCGATGCCGGCACCGGCGATGCGGCACACGCTCGTCGAGGACCCCGAGTTCCAGCGGGTCACCGGCTTCTGGGCCCGGGCGGACGCGGCACTGGTCGGCGTCGGCGCGCCGCCGGCCGGCCGGGACTCCATCTCCACCTCGGTCCCGCTGGACGACGAGGGGCTGCGGGCCGGCGTCGGCGACGTGTGCCTGAACTTCTACCGCGCCGACGGCGACGCCATCGACTTCCCGGGCAGCGAGCGGATGGTGCGCATCTCCCCCGACGAGCTGCGGAAGGTCGCCCGGACGATCGCGGTCGCCGTCGGCACGGAGAAGGTGCCGAGCATCGTGAGCGGGGCCCGGGCCGGGCTGTTCAACCGCCTGGTCACCGACGTGCCGACGGCTCAGTCCCTGCTGGACGCGCTCGACGCCGGGTGA
- a CDS encoding phosphoribosylaminoimidazolesuccinocarboxamide synthase produces the protein MKLVHSGKVRELYLDGSTDPAELLLVASDRLSIYDVVLPTPVPDKGAILTALSLYWFDRTADLVGNHVLGTHDVPEEFAGRAVRCRPLQMLPVECIARGYLTGLGLQEYRRTGAVSGVALPAGLVEGSQLPEPIFTPTTKAPGGEHDEFMTFDDVVALVGADTAARLRDLTLEVYRRGAASAAEGGILVADTKLEFGRDAAWEIVLGDEVLTPDSSRFWPADSYEPGRAQFSFDKQYVRDWSAGLDWDRTAPGPEVPDEVVGAVHDRYAEVYRRITGTPWRSRG, from the coding sequence GTGAAGCTGGTCCACTCCGGGAAGGTCCGCGAGCTCTACCTCGACGGGTCGACGGACCCGGCCGAGCTGCTGCTCGTCGCCTCCGACCGGTTGTCGATCTACGACGTGGTGCTCCCGACGCCGGTGCCGGACAAGGGCGCGATCCTCACCGCGCTCTCGCTGTACTGGTTCGACCGGACCGCGGACCTGGTGGGCAACCACGTCCTCGGCACGCACGACGTGCCGGAGGAGTTCGCCGGTCGCGCGGTGCGCTGCCGCCCGCTGCAGATGCTGCCGGTGGAGTGCATCGCCCGCGGCTACCTCACCGGCCTGGGCCTGCAGGAGTACCGGCGCACCGGCGCGGTCTCCGGCGTCGCGCTCCCGGCCGGGCTGGTCGAGGGCTCGCAGCTGCCCGAGCCGATCTTCACCCCGACCACCAAGGCGCCGGGCGGTGAGCACGACGAGTTCATGACGTTCGACGACGTCGTCGCGCTCGTCGGTGCGGACACCGCCGCCCGGCTGCGGGACCTCACCCTGGAGGTCTACCGGCGGGGTGCGGCGTCCGCGGCCGAGGGCGGGATCCTGGTCGCCGACACCAAGCTGGAGTTCGGCCGGGACGCCGCCTGGGAGATCGTCCTGGGCGACGAGGTGCTGACCCCGGACTCGTCGCGCTTCTGGCCCGCGGACTCCTACGAGCCGGGGCGGGCGCAGTTCTCCTTCGACAAGCAGTACGTCCGGGACTGGTCCGCCGGCCTGGACTGGGACCGGACCGCGCCGGGGCCCGAGGTGCCGGACGAGGTGGTCGGGGCGGTGCACGACCGCTACGCCGAGGTGTACCGCCGGATCACCGGGACGCCGTGGCGGTCGCGGGGCTGA
- the purB gene encoding adenylosuccinate lyase gives MIPNVLAARYASPELVRLWSPEYKIQLERRLWIAVLRAQRDLGIDVPEQVVADYEAVVGEVDLASIAERERVTRHDVKARIEEFNALAGHEHVHKGMTSRDLTENVEQLQIRLSLELVAERTVALLARLGRRAGEYAELVMAGRSHNVAAQTTTLGKRFASAADELLVAHARLEDLRSRYPLRGVKGPMGTSQDMLDLLDGDAAKLDDLERRVAEHLGFAEAFTSVGQVYPRSLDHDVVSALVQLAAAPSSLATTIRLMAGAELATEGFAPGQVGSSAMPHKMNARSAERINGLMVVLRGLSVMTAELAGAQWNEGDVSCSVVRRVALPDAFFALDGLYETALTVLDEFGAYPAVIARELDRYLPFLTTTAVLMAAVRAGVGRETAHEVIKEHAVAVALAMREQGQGDNDLLERLVADERLGLPAGTLDGLLDDPLRFTGAASAQVAAVNGKIAAITATQPEAAAYTPGGIL, from the coding sequence GTGATCCCCAACGTGCTGGCCGCGCGCTACGCGAGCCCGGAGCTGGTCCGTCTCTGGTCGCCGGAGTACAAGATCCAGCTGGAGCGACGGCTCTGGATCGCGGTCCTGCGCGCCCAGCGCGACCTCGGGATCGACGTGCCCGAGCAGGTCGTCGCGGACTACGAGGCCGTCGTCGGCGAGGTCGACCTCGCGAGCATCGCCGAGCGCGAGCGTGTGACCCGGCACGACGTGAAGGCCCGGATCGAGGAGTTCAACGCCCTCGCCGGACACGAGCACGTGCACAAGGGCATGACCAGCCGCGACCTCACCGAGAACGTCGAGCAGCTGCAGATCCGGCTGTCGCTGGAGCTGGTCGCGGAGCGCACGGTGGCGCTGCTCGCCCGGCTCGGCCGCCGTGCGGGCGAGTACGCGGAGCTGGTCATGGCCGGGCGCAGCCACAACGTCGCCGCGCAGACCACCACGCTGGGCAAGCGGTTCGCCTCCGCGGCCGACGAGCTGCTGGTCGCGCACGCCCGGCTGGAGGACCTGCGCTCGCGCTACCCTCTGCGCGGCGTCAAGGGCCCGATGGGCACCAGCCAGGACATGCTGGACCTGCTCGACGGCGACGCGGCCAAGCTGGACGACCTGGAGCGCAGGGTGGCCGAGCACCTCGGGTTCGCCGAGGCGTTCACCAGCGTCGGGCAGGTCTACCCGCGCTCGCTGGACCACGACGTCGTCTCCGCGCTGGTGCAGCTGGCCGCGGCGCCGTCCTCGCTGGCGACGACGATCCGGCTGATGGCCGGTGCCGAGCTCGCCACCGAGGGCTTCGCGCCCGGCCAGGTCGGGTCGAGCGCCATGCCGCACAAGATGAACGCGCGTTCCGCGGAACGCATCAACGGCCTGATGGTCGTCCTGCGCGGGCTCTCGGTGATGACCGCGGAGCTTGCCGGTGCGCAGTGGAACGAGGGCGACGTCAGCTGCTCGGTGGTGCGCCGGGTCGCGCTGCCGGACGCGTTCTTCGCCCTCGACGGGCTCTACGAGACCGCGCTGACCGTGCTCGACGAGTTCGGCGCCTATCCCGCCGTCATCGCCCGCGAGCTGGACCGCTACCTGCCGTTCCTCACGACGACGGCGGTGCTGATGGCCGCCGTCCGCGCCGGGGTCGGCCGGGAGACCGCGCACGAGGTGATCAAGGAGCACGCGGTGGCCGTCGCGCTCGCCATGCGCGAGCAGGGCCAGGGCGACAACGACCTGCTGGAGCGCCTGGTCGCCGACGAGCGGCTCGGCCTGCCCGCCGGCACCCTCGACGGGCTGCTCGACGACCCGCTGCGGTTCACCGGAGCGGCGTCCGCCCAGGTCGCGGCCGTGAACGGGAAGATCGCCGCGATCACCGCGACGCAGCCGGAGGCCGCGGCCTACACGCCGGGAGGGATCCTGTGA
- a CDS encoding TetR/AcrR family transcriptional regulator, producing MRVAAPGKQTEKGERRRAQLVAAAADLLAEGGFEAIRHRAVAERAGVPLAATTYYFSSLEDLVGAGLEKLGREELAAVRASLDAGEDPEGVVLDLILGPRSRTEGLDAVQRRFERLIGSGRRPFLAGLLRGQRVDFDALLDEALARMVGRVPDAGEVRRVTALVDGVVINALIEADPDPRGIAREALRDALTVV from the coding sequence ATGCGGGTGGCAGCCCCGGGCAAGCAGACCGAGAAGGGCGAGCGGCGCCGTGCGCAGCTCGTCGCGGCCGCTGCCGATCTCCTCGCCGAGGGTGGTTTCGAGGCGATCCGGCACCGCGCCGTCGCCGAGCGTGCCGGGGTGCCGCTGGCCGCCACGACGTACTACTTCTCCTCGCTGGAGGATCTCGTCGGCGCCGGCCTGGAGAAGCTGGGCCGCGAGGAGCTGGCCGCCGTCCGCGCGAGCCTCGACGCGGGGGAGGACCCGGAGGGTGTCGTCCTCGACCTGATCCTCGGACCGCGGTCGCGGACCGAGGGCCTCGACGCCGTGCAGCGCCGGTTCGAGCGGCTGATCGGGTCCGGCCGGCGGCCGTTCCTGGCCGGGCTGCTGCGGGGTCAGCGGGTCGACTTCGACGCCCTGCTCGACGAGGCGCTCGCCCGGATGGTCGGGCGGGTCCCGGACGCCGGGGAGGTGCGCCGGGTGACCGCGCTGGTCGACGGCGTGGTCATCAACGCGCTGATCGAGGCCGATCCGGATCCGCGCGGCATCGCCCGCGAGGCCCTGCGGGACGCGCTCACGGTCGTGTGA